GCGATCGCCCCCGGCTTGCAAAAATCTCGGCGATGTCAATTTTCATCTGGTTTTTGCACCTGCTGCAAATCTGGTTTTTCATTCTGGCGCTGAGGGCGTGGGTGCCGTTTGTCACGAACCTGGCGCTGTCGCCGCTGGCGATTTTGGCGGGGCTGCTGCCGCTGACGTTTGCGGGCGTGGGCACGCGGGATGCAGCGCTCATTTTGTTCTATGCACCCTATTTCAATGCGGCAACGGCGGCGGCGCTGGGGGTGCTGTGTACATCGCGTTACTTCATTCCGGCGATCGCCGGCCTACCCTTCCTCGGACAATACCTCAGCGTTGCGCGGGAGATCCGCCGGGGCTGAGGCGGGTTTTTGCTGGAGGGGCTGCGCCTTGGCGGGTCGCTGAATGCGCCAGAGCCGGTCGGCCTCGGCATCGGGAGCATGGGGATCGCGGTAGACCATCTTGAGGCAATAGCCCTGGCGTTCCAGAACGGTTCGCAATTTTTCGGAGGGATTGAGCAAAAAGACGGGTTTATAGCCCCGTGCCACCTGAAAGCGAGCGCGATCGCCCACCAGTTGCAGCCGCACATGGGAATCGAGCCGACGGCTAAAGGCTAGGATGGCGCTGGGATGACGATCGGCAATCACCAGCGGCTTGGCCTCGCGGTTAATCATTTCTGCCACGGGAAGATAGTAGGCGCTGCGGGAAATGCTCTTATTCCACCACAGATCGGAGTTGGCGCTGTCGAGGGTGTTGCTGAGGGCGATCGCCACCATTGCACCCAGCACGCCGCGCCAGAGCCAGGGTTGCCAGCGATGCAACTGCCCGCTCGCCTGGGTAACGATCGCCCTAGTAAAGAGATACACCAGCGCCAGTTGCAGCCCAACGTAAGACGGGATCAGGTAGCGAATGCGAACCGTGCGCCTGCCGCCCAACAGCACATCCGGCAGCGCCAACCCCAAAAACGGCACCGCCACCAGCAGCAGCACCAGCAGCCAGCAGCGCGGCACCGTCTGGCGACACAGCACCACCAGCGCCCACCCCACGAGCAGCACCAGCAGCAGATTCGCGGCGGCCAAGTCGATGCCGACCAAAGAGCGGCTGAGGCCCAAAAACCAACGGTTAATCAAATGGTCAAACGAGGTCACCTCGTTGAGAGAAGCCGTCGTGTCGCGAATGCGGTCGGCCCGCACCACCAGCAGCACCATCCACGGCAATAGCGACAGCAGCGCCCCGCCTGCCGATAGCGCGTAGGCACGAGCAGTGTCCGTCAGCCGCCGCTTTTGCAGAACCTGCTCAACACCAAGGATGTAGAGCGCATGGGCGATCGCCACCAGGGCAAACAAAAGCTGTGTATACAACCCCAGCGCCACGCTCAGCCCGTAAATCGACCAGCTTTGCCAGCTTCGCACCCGCATCGCCCGCAGCAGCGCCGCACTCGACAGCACAATGCACAGCGTCCACAGGCTATAGGGCCGCGCCTCCTGAGCATACAAAATATGCAGCGGCGTGATGGCAAATAGCCCCAAGCTAACCCACGCAGCCACCTGCGACTGAAACAACTCCAGCGCCAGCCAGAACACACACGGCAAGGCCAGCACGCCAAACACCGCCGACAGCCCCCGCACCGCCCCCGACCCGCTGCCGAACCACTGCATCCATCCGCGCACGCCCAAAAAGTACAGCGGCGTGTGTTCTGCATTGCCCATCAGCGCCGCCAGCGTGTGCCCCCAGCCGTTTTCTGGCTCCAGGCTTTGATAGCGCATCACCGTTTCGGGCGAAATTACTGCACCCGTAAACTGCTCCTCCACAAACTCCACTTTGGTATGCCCCGACGATCGCAGCGAGGTCAGCGCTTCGTCTGTCCAATACACCTTCTGGCTGAGGTTGATGAAGCGGAAGAAAATGCCCGCGATGAGTAGCGCAATGACGGCATAGCGGAGCCAAGTCGGAACCTTTGGGCATAGGAGTTGACTGACAGAACCTGGCGTTTCGATAGTGTGCATAGAGACCCTGATGGAGTGGCGATCAGCCGAAGATCCTACGGCGGCGGAACCTGAGCGCCTTGTTGGGCAGCCGCATTGGGTGCTGCATAGAGCGTGTAGTCTTCGTTTTGGTACAGGACGGGAAGATCGAGTTTGGGTGACCCTTTGGATAGAAAATAGGCGGCGCTGTAGGTCTGCATCAGAACGATCGCCTGCTCGGTGGTCAGGTTGCGATAGCCTTGTGTCATCCGCCGCTGAATGTCCAGACTGTTGTTGCGATCGCGCTGAATCCCCACCCACGGATCGACACTGCCACTCAAGCGAGTTAAACGGTCAATCCATTCGGCAATCCCGACTGAAGCGGGTGGCACGAGCTTAAATTTAGCAATCGTTGCCCGCTCTGCCAGCCAGTGAAAGTTGTCCAACTCCACGGGCGGTGTCACGAAGATGGCATCGCGGGGCGTGTTTTGCTGAATCCATTCACACAATTCCTTGCCGGCCCGGTCGATGCGCTGGGCGCGACTGGGGAAGTCTTGCAGGGCGATCGCCTGCTGCACAAACACAACCGCCTGCGCTGCACAGACTGCCGCCACAATCCACAAACTCACGCGCCGCAGTCGTTTTGCTGCTTGCCCAGTTGCACTTGCACCACTATTGGGTAATTCACTGGGCAATCTATTGGGTAATTCACCGTGCAATTGACTGAACGATCCAACGGGCGATCGCCCGCTCATGGCCTGCTCCAGCGCACAGCACCCCAGCAGGCAGGCATTCAGCGGCAGCATAATATCGCCAAACCGAAACGGGTAGTATTGCAAGAACTTGCCTTCGGTGTCGAAGGGCGCGGCCAGCAGTCCAGCCACAAAGGGAATCAGGCTGCACAGCAGAAACGCAGTGAGGCCCATCCGCGCCTGGTAATGGGGGGTGTGCAACTGTCGCCGCTGTTTGGCGATGCGGTGCAGTAAAACGGCACTTCCGAGGGCGATCGCCAACAGCATCACTGGCTTCAGCCACCAGCCCCCGTCCCAGGACAGCGGGTTCAGGTGATGCGGCGTGCGGATAAACACGTAAACGAAGGATTCTGAAAAGCGTCCCTCCGGCGTTTGCGTGGTCAACTGTTGCAGCACGGGGCGAATCGAAAACACCGCGCCCACCGCGTACAGAGCCAGCATTTTGAGGACATTGCCCAGATTGCGGAGCAGATCACGCCGCCACAGCCCCAGCCAGGCGATCGCCACCAGGAAGGCCCAGCCGCCCACCAGCGTATGAAACGAAGTCGCCACGCCCAGCAGCAGCCCCGCCAGCACGATGCGCCCCTCCAGCAGCAGCCCAAGGGCAAACAAAATGCAGGTGTAGGCCGGAATTTTCGGCTCGATGCCGCCAAATAGCCACTCGCGGGAAACCGTGCCCTGTGCCCCCGACGCGCCGCTCAGGCCCGTATTGACATAGAGGAACAGAATCATCGACAGCAGCAGCAGCGGCAGGCTCAGCCCAATGCGACGGCTGAGGAAGACCAGCCCTGCCGATAACCCTGTGTAGCCCAGCAGTCTGCCAATGATCGAGGTAGGCAGGAACCCCCACGCATCCGCCATGCGTCCAAAGATCGCAATAAACGGAACGCGATAGCCAGGGGGCTGATTCAGATACCAGTCCTGGGGAAGCCAGTTTGGATTAGCCTGCTGGCGGGCAAAGGGGAGGATGTTCGTTTCATTCACCTGGCCCATGTTGCCAGCCAAGAGACACCGCAGGCTGACCAGCCCTACCAGCAGCAGCACAGGCAGCCAGAGCGATGCAACTGCTGCGAGGGGGGCTCGAATCTGCTTTCCAAACTTTCTCTGAAAATCCTTGCCGAGGGTACTCATGGCGACCGTCAAAACCTAAGGTACTATTACACTACTCTGGGTCGCGTCCGCAAAGTTTTGTAACCTCGCTCTGCCATGTCACGTTCCCGCCCCTGGTTTTACCCATCTGCTCTAGCGACGGCAACTGATAAAATGCCGAAATTCGCGAAGCAATCCCTGTGGGAACCACACGTTTGGTTTTGGCTAGGGCTAAGCCTGCTGGTGTCGCTGCTCTACTATCTGCCTGCGCTGATTCAGGTGTTGAGTCATGCCTACGTGGTGCAGGACGATGCGCGGCAGCATGTCACCTGGATGCTGCGCTTTGTCGATCCAGATCTGTTCCCCAACGATATTCACGCCGACTATTTCCAGGCGGTTGCGCCTAAGGGTTACACCACGCTCTACTGGGTCTTTGCCCAGCTTGGTGTTGATCCGCTGCTGCTGCACAAGCTGCTGCCGCCCGTGCTGGCGCTGGCGACGACGGCGCTGTGTTTCATCACTGTGCTAGAAATTTTGCCCGTGCCCTTTGCCGGGTTCCTGTCGGCGCTGCTGCTCAACCAGGGCTTTTGGATGCGGGATGATATTGTGTCGGCGACTCCTGTCGCCTTCGTTTACCCGTTTTTCTTTGCGTTCCTCTATTTCTTATTGCGGCAAAAATTGCTGCCCCTGCTAGGAATCATTGCGCTACAGGGATTGTTTTACCCACAAGTCTTGTTTGTCTATTGCGGCATTTTGCTGGTACGGCTGCTGCGGTTTGACGGCTGGCGACCGGGTCTGACCTATGACCGTCAACACTATCGCAGGGCGATCGCCGGACTGATCGTTGCCTTCTTTGTCCTATTGCCCTACGTGCTGCGAAACCACGGCTTTGGCCCAACCGTTTCCGCCGCCGAGTCGCTGCAAATGCCCACCTTCTGGGAGCCGAACTGGTCAGAGTTTTATCTCTCTGACCCGTTTGAGTACTACCTCCGCTACTGGCTCTGCGGCAAACGAGCGGGAATGCTCCCCGGCGACTGGTGTTCGGTCGATTATGGCCCGCTGAACTGGCTCTATCCCGACAACGGCGACCCCACCCAGCCGCCTATTCACCTCAGCCGGGTGCGGTTTGGGCTACCACAGGTGATTTTTGCGCTGCTGCTGCCCCTGCTGCTGCGGCTGCCCCGACGGTTTCCGCTGGCCCGTTGGGTCAATGGCAACGCCCATGTATTTGGACAGGCGATCGCCGCTTCAGTAGCGCTCTACGTCCTGGCCTACCTGGTTCGCTTCAAGCTGCACCTGCCCAACCGCTATACCGAGCATACCTTTCGCGTGGTGGCGATTCTGGCGGCGGGAATTGGGCTGGCGCTAATTTTCGATGCGCTGCTGCGGTGGGTGCAATCGGCGCGGGTGCGGCTGGCTCCGCTGGGGCTGGCGGGTCTGCTGACGGCGCTGCTGCTGGGCTATCCGCTGTTTTTGCGAATCAACGAAAATGCTTACCCCATCACGGATTACGTAATCGGCACAGCGCAACCGGAACTGTATGAATTTTTGGCGGCGCAGCCCAAGGACACGCGCATTGCCTCGATTGCGCCAGAGATGAACAATTTGCCCAGCTTTACACGGCGATCGCTCGTGGCGGGCGGCAGGGGCTACGCCATTCCTTACCACCTGGGCTACTACAACGAAGTCGTGGGGCGATCGCTCGCGCTGATCCAGGCGCAATACACCCCCAGCCTGGACACACTCCAGCAGTTCATCCAGCAGCAGGAGGTAGATTTCTGGCTACTCCAGCGCAACGCCTTTCGTCCCGGATATTTCCGGATCAATCCGTCGCTGGTGGAATACGCCGACCGCATTGGCGACTTGCTCGCCCAGATTGAAAGTGGTATCGTTCCGGCGCTCTCGCGCATTCCCCGACGCTGCATTGGCTACGAAGATCAGACCTATCAAATAATCGACGCTAACTGTGTGCTGACGCTGAACCGCCTGCGGAGGAACCCGGCGTGACGCACCAATCCAATGCTCACCCGCTTCTGGCAAACACGCGCCGCAGTCGATGGTTTTGGCTGGGCGCAAGCTTGCTGGTGGCGATCGCCTACAGCAGCCTAGTGCTGCAACGGGCCTTTCGCGCCGAATACGTGGTGCAGGATGATGCGCGGCAGCACTTGTTTTGGATGCAGCGGTTTTTAGACCCCGACTTGTTTGCTAATGACCTGATTGCCGACTATTTTCAGTCCGTTGCGCCCTGGGGGTTTACCACTTTCTATCGGCTATTTGCCGCCTTGGGCATTGACCCGCTGCTGCTCAGCAAACTGCTGCCGCCCGTGCTGGCGCTGGTGGCGACGGGTTTTGGCTTTGGCGTGGCAATGCAATTCCTCCCGGTGCCCATCGGCGGCTTCTTTGCGGCGGTGCTGCTAAACCTGGTGTTTTGGTCCCACGATGATCTGGCTTCGGCCACGCCCCGCGCCTTTATGATTCCGCTGTTTCTGGCGTTTCTGTACACGCTGCTGCGGCGACACTGGGGCTGCTGGCTGGCGATCGCCCTCATGGGCCTGTTCTACCCGCAATACGCGCTGGTGTGCGGCGGCGTGCTGGCGTTCTCGCTGGTGCAGTGGCAAAAGGGACAGATGGATCTGACGCACCGCCGCGCCGATTGGGTGTTTTTGGGCATCGGACTGGGGATCACAGTGGCGACGCTGCTGCCCTACCTGCTGGCGGCCAATCCCTACGGCCCGGCGCTGACCGCAGCCGACGTGCTGGATGACCCGGAATTTCTGGGCGACGGGCGCGGCCGCTTCTTTCTAGACGATGCCACTATGTTCTGGCTGTCGGGACATCGCAGCGGTCTGTTTCCCACCTTCAAGCCGCCGCTCATGGGGCTGGGCGTGTTTTTGCCGCTGCTGCTGTGGAAGCTGCCCACGCCACTGGTGCGCCAGGTCAAGCATCTGGGGCTGCTGCTGCGGATTGTGGCGGCCGCACTGGTGCTGTTTGTTGCGGCCCATGCGCTGCTGTTTCGGCTGCACCTGCCCAGTCGCTATACGGGCTACACGCTGCGGTTTGTGCTGTGCTTTGCGGCGGCGATCGCCCTGACGCTGTTCCTGGATGCGGGGCTACGCTGGCTGCATAGGGCACAAGTTCGGTGGCTGCCTGCGGTGGTGCTGCTTGGGGGAATCGGGGCGATCGCCGCCAGCGTTTGGTTCTATCCGCGCTACATTACGCCCTTTCCCGCCGACGAGTTTCGGGTGGGTCGTGCCCCCGCCCTGTATGAGTTCTTTGCCCAGCAGCCTAAAGATATTGTGATTGCTTCTCTAGAAGACGAAGCCGACTTTATTCCGGTCTTTTCCAGTCGCTCGATCCTGTTTGGACGGGAGTACGCCATTCCCTACCACAAAGCCTACGGACAGCAGATGCGCCAGCGGGCGATCGACCTGATTCGCGCCCAATACACCCTCGATCCGGCGCTGCTGCGAGCCACGATCGACCGCTACAGCATCGACTTCTGGCTGATCTCCCGCGCCACGTTTCGTCTCGGCACGCTGCAAGCGCTCAAGTTTCGCCAATATCCGGAGGCACTGACCGAAGCCCAGGCTAATCTGCAAACCGCAAAACCCATCCTGGCGAGACGCATCAACCGCTGCCAGGTTTTGCAAGTTGAGGAATGGACAGTGTTAGATGCCGCCTGTCTGCGCGGCAGATGAATCCATCAAGATAGACCAAAGCTGTAGGTTTAAGTGGAATCTATTCTGCTAAAACATTCGTCCCCTCTATACAGAACTTGCCGACTTGGGTTACAGTTCAACTTGAAAACTTGACAAAAGCTTTAAAAAATACAGATTATTACGGAACCTTGCTCTAAAACTTGATACACAAACATCGACAGGAGAATTCAGTATTCGAGGGCTGGTGTTTTTGCATAACCCCCACGCAAAGCGTAGATATAAGACGCATGGGGTTCCTTGACAGATGTCAGGATCTCGCCAATGAAGTTCATCAAAGCTTTAAGCTTGGCGTGACTTCAGTCACACCGAAGGCGTAAAAGCCTCTGATAGCATTTAATGCAATCGGGTAAATACATGCAAAGGTTAAGCAGCAAGTTACGCAGAGATCGACGGCAAGGCTCAACGCCAGGAATGTGTTGCTTTCGGTATTGCTCTCAGCGCAGCTCTCAATTTGCACTTCGGGTTTCACATTTGAGTTCTAGCCGCTGAGTCGCTGCTTGATCACTGGGGTTTGTCTACTATCACAGTTCGCTTTAGCGGGTTCGGAAGCTGAGTTTGAGGCTTGGTTTGACAAGGGAGCATTAGGTTGTGGTAACCACGCAAGTTGATCACTATTATCGGCAAATTAGTCTGGAAGAGCAGACGATCTACGACCATCTCCTGCACTGGATTGAGCATGAAACGCCAGAGCAGATGGTCGATCGCTTTCATGCGCTGTTTATTGATGGCTCTCGCTATAGTGATCCCGATATCGTGGCGGCGCTTGATAAGGTCACAGCCTCTCGCCTTGCGTCCGAAGAATTTCGCTATGTCTTAAACCGCTGTTGCCACATCTTGATTAACCGCTGGCAGGCGCGATCGCAGTCTCAGTTGGCCATCCCCAAGCTAATTGAACTGTTTGAAAACAATGCTGCCCAAGCCCAGAGCCAGATCAGCATCCACCGCTCGCGATCGCTCCGCCGCCTCCGGGAGTTGACTCGCCAATTCACCGAAACCGAGCAATATTTGACGCTGCGTCGCCTGGCCCAAGTGTTGAGCGAGGCCGCCGAGGCGCAGCAGGGCAACGGACAACGCCCCCTGGGCACTTTGATTCCGCGCTATCCCTACCTATACGAGCATTGCCTGATCAGCGAAGACTGCACCCGTGAGCAGCAGAACACGGTTCGCCAAGTACGGGCATCGCGGCAGCACAAGTTTGAGGTTGACCTGTCGCAATATCTGACCTATCAGGTGCGTCAAGATCGGGCGGCCGAAAATGCCTTTGTGGGGGCGATCGCCACGCCTTCGACTCCTCGACTGATTCACCCAGTCTCTAACCCCACCCTCTTAGAAGATCAAGACTTGAATCGCGTGGTGCGCCACTACACCGGCAAAATCGAAGGAAGCCGCAGCTACAAAGATTTGGCTCAAAATTTTCTGGCCCAGAGCAACTACACGCACTGTTTCGCCGATTTTAAGAACGACCTGTACGAATACATCACGTCGTCCGTCGATCCGGAGTATGGGCGCAGACAGTTCAACAACCAACTCTACGGCTATCTAAAGGACATCATGCCCGACAGCGACGACCAGCGCCTTAACGACTTCTTGCTCGTTCGCACCTGTAGTCATCTGCTGAATTTCCTGGTGGTAGACAGCGCTCAGCACCCTAAGCATTTTGTCTTCGTAGATCTATTGACGAATCTTGGCCCGATGCTGACGACAGGACTACTGCTCAAGATTGTGCTGCTGTGTCGCAAGGTCAAGCCCGCCCTGGAACGGCGCTTCTCAATTTTATTCAGCCATTACGAATCTTGTTCTCGTGATGCAGTGAGCTGGCTCATTGAGGCGCTGGAAAATCTAAACGTAGCGCTCAGCGTTAATTTTGGCTCCGTCGATTTGTCC
The Thermoleptolyngbya sichuanensis A183 DNA segment above includes these coding regions:
- a CDS encoding glycosyltransferase family 39 protein; amino-acid sequence: MHTIETPGSVSQLLCPKVPTWLRYAVIALLIAGIFFRFINLSQKVYWTDEALTSLRSSGHTKVEFVEEQFTGAVISPETVMRYQSLEPENGWGHTLAALMGNAEHTPLYFLGVRGWMQWFGSGSGAVRGLSAVFGVLALPCVFWLALELFQSQVAAWVSLGLFAITPLHILYAQEARPYSLWTLCIVLSSAALLRAMRVRSWQSWSIYGLSVALGLYTQLLFALVAIAHALYILGVEQVLQKRRLTDTARAYALSAGGALLSLLPWMVLLVVRADRIRDTTASLNEVTSFDHLINRWFLGLSRSLVGIDLAAANLLLVLLVGWALVVLCRQTVPRCWLLVLLLVAVPFLGLALPDVLLGGRRTVRIRYLIPSYVGLQLALVYLFTRAIVTQASGQLHRWQPWLWRGVLGAMVAIALSNTLDSANSDLWWNKSISRSAYYLPVAEMINREAKPLVIADRHPSAILAFSRRLDSHVRLQLVGDRARFQVARGYKPVFLLNPSEKLRTVLERQGYCLKMVYRDPHAPDAEADRLWRIQRPAKAQPLQQKPASAPADLPRNAEVLSEEG
- a CDS encoding DUF6798 domain-containing protein, whose product is MSTLGKDFQRKFGKQIRAPLAAVASLWLPVLLLVGLVSLRCLLAGNMGQVNETNILPFARQQANPNWLPQDWYLNQPPGYRVPFIAIFGRMADAWGFLPTSIIGRLLGYTGLSAGLVFLSRRIGLSLPLLLLSMILFLYVNTGLSGASGAQGTVSREWLFGGIEPKIPAYTCILFALGLLLEGRIVLAGLLLGVATSFHTLVGGWAFLVAIAWLGLWRRDLLRNLGNVLKMLALYAVGAVFSIRPVLQQLTTQTPEGRFSESFVYVFIRTPHHLNPLSWDGGWWLKPVMLLAIALGSAVLLHRIAKQRRQLHTPHYQARMGLTAFLLCSLIPFVAGLLAAPFDTEGKFLQYYPFRFGDIMLPLNACLLGCCALEQAMSGRSPVGSFSQLHGELPNRLPSELPNSGASATGQAAKRLRRVSLWIVAAVCAAQAVVFVQQAIALQDFPSRAQRIDRAGKELCEWIQQNTPRDAIFVTPPVELDNFHWLAERATIAKFKLVPPASVGIAEWIDRLTRLSGSVDPWVGIQRDRNNSLDIQRRMTQGYRNLTTEQAIVLMQTYSAAYFLSKGSPKLDLPVLYQNEDYTLYAAPNAAAQQGAQVPPP